A window of Strix aluco isolate bStrAlu1 chromosome 11, bStrAlu1.hap1, whole genome shotgun sequence contains these coding sequences:
- the SLC6A11 gene encoding sodium- and chloride-dependent GABA transporter 3 isoform X3 translates to MTAEKTIPIINGKPEDALDPEASSTTLVHRNDKKVHERGHWNNKVEFVLSVAGEIIGLGNVWRFPYLCYKNGGGAFLIPYVVFFICCGIPVFFLETALGQFTSEGGITCWRKVCPLFEGIGYATQVIEAHLNVYYIIILAWAIFYLFNCFTTELPWATCGHEWNTENCVEFQKLNMSNCSQVSLQNATSPVMEFWE, encoded by the exons ATGACAGCTGAAAAGACTATTCCTATAATTAATGGCAAGCCAGAAGATGCTTTGGACCCAGAAGCTTCAAGTACTACCCTTGTCCACAGAAATGATAAGAAAGTTCATGAAAGAGGTCACTGGAACAATAAGGTGGAATTTGTGCTTTCTGTGGCAGGGGAGATTATTGGGTTGGGAAATGTATGGAGATTCCCATATCTTTGCTACAAGAATGGAGGAG GTGCTTTCCTCATCCcatatgtggttttttttatttgctgtggaaTACCAGTATTTTTCTTGGAGACGGCCTTGGGACAGTTTACTAGCGAAGGAGGCATTACATGCTGGAGGAAAGTTTGCCCTCTATTTGAAG GCATTGGATATGCTACCCAAGTTATAGAGGCACATCTAAATGTGTATTACATCATCATTTTAGCATGGGCTATCTTCTATTTGTTTAACTGCTTTACTACAGAGCTTCCTTGGGCCACCTGTGGGCATGAATGGAATACAG aAAACTGTGTGGAATTTCAAAAACTTAATATGAGCAACTGCAGTCAAGTCTCTTTACAAAATGCCACTTCTCCAGTGATGGAATTCTGGGAGTAA